From one Lycium ferocissimum isolate CSIRO_LF1 chromosome 5, AGI_CSIRO_Lferr_CH_V1, whole genome shotgun sequence genomic stretch:
- the LOC132057106 gene encoding transcription factor bHLH155-like isoform X2 gives MGAASLRHFLESLCFKSPWNYAVFWKLQHQCPTILTWEDGYLDIPCAKEPYRSLIDTHYSRNLNELSPNCGSRSHNGYLGEHPIGLAIAEMSSAYHIAGKGVVGEVASLGITRWISSDSLAPAELSFGSVAECPDEWMLQFVAGIKTILLVPCIPYGVLQLGSMETVAENAEMVSNLAEEFDAHFKFAENFLPGGESCEFLLQSTLSESLNIPSAATTNKVNEDDVAADIPILKDHKLSAAFPMTSLIEVQHPFQLSGQHMQNVLENENESKIGKFVEHVPNFLENANESDIGVQHVDMINLVKQLAHEYSDDNRSGITESSFGRSSCRAKDVDAFSYSSCNAGGVNLSNEVDFYFDGDMLDPQSLGMDCSNTNLGSTIQNNLSGFSTNTARKSIYTADPMFNTEPSFGESNEWHLKEDNAENLLEAVVASAYCFSDDYSLYKMAGLESLNLPAGKPVPLCKRQNQSTENTSVENDAVTRSTLTSASAGADKYASSFDCAVSAFNEGQHQTKVFSSLSCHKESKISNTNKKRRRSGDNHKSRPRDRQLIQDRLKELRQLVPSGAKCSIDGLLDKTIKHMLFLRSVTDQADKLRYQAQTETAPDKSLQSPGVKTNNQQGTSWAVELGSADQICPIIVKDLKYPGHMLIEMMCDDHGRFLEISDVIHRLELTILKGVMEKRSETTWAHFIVEASGSFHRLDIFWPLMQLVQQVPTSVSRNM, from the exons ATGGGGGCTGCTTCCTTGAGGCATTTCTTGGAAAGTCTTTGCTTCAAGTCTCCATGGAATTACGCAGTGTTCTGGAAACTTCAGCACCAGTGCCCTAC GATTTTGACATGGGAAGATGGATATCTGGACATTCCGTGTGCTAAAGAACCTTATAGAAGTCTAATTGACACTCATTACAGCAGAAACTTGAATGAGTTATCCCCAAACTGTGGATCAAGATCACATAATGGATATTTGGGTGAACATCCAATTGGTTTAGCCATTGCTGAGATGTCAAGTGCTTATCACATTGCAGGAAAAGG GGTGGTCGGTGAAGTGGCATCTTTGGGCATCACACGCTGGATTTCTTCCGACAGCCTAGCACCTGCAGAGCTCAGCTTTGGTTCTGTTGCTGAG TGTCCAGATGAGTGGATGCTTCAGTTTGTCGCTGGCATTAAG ACTATATTGCTGGTACCTTGTATTCCTTACGGTGTTCTGCAGCTAGGATCAATGGAAACG GTAGCTGAAAATGCGGAGATGGTTAGCAATCTAGCTGAAGAATTTGATGCCCATTTCAAATTTGCGGAGAACTTTTTACCTGGTGGAGAAAGCTGTGAATTTCTTCTACAGTCTACTCTCTCGGAGAGTTTGAATATACCATCCGCAGCTACCACAAATAAGGTGAATGAAGATGATGTAGCTGCTGATATACCAATTCTGAAAGATCACAAATTATCAGCTGCATTTCCGATGACTTCATTAATTGAGGTTCAACATCCCTTTCAATTATCTGGACAACACATGCAAAATGTCCTcgagaatgaaaatgaaagcaAAATTGGCAAGTTTGTTGAACACGTGCCAAATTTCCTTGAAAATGCGAATGAAAGCGATATTGGAGTGCAACATGTAGACATGATTAATCTAGTGAAGCAACTCGCTCATGAATATTCTGATGATAACAGATCAGGGATCACAGAAAGCAGCTTTGGTAGATCTTCTTGCCGTGCAAAAGATGTAGACGCCTTTTCTTACTCTAGCTGTAATGCTGGTGGAGTCAATTTATCCAATGAGGTAGATTTTTACTTTGATGGAGACATGCTAGATCCTCAATCCCTTGGAATGGATTGCAGTAACACTAATCTCGGAAGTACAATTCAAAACAACTTGTCTGGCTTTAGCACAAATACTGCTAGAAAATCCATCTATACTGCAGATCCTATGTTTAATACTGAGCCATCGTTTGGGGAATCTAATGAGTGGCATCTGAAAGAAGATAATGCGGAGAATCTTCTGGAAGCCGTTGTTGCCAGCGCTTACTGTTTTTCTGATGATTATTCACTCTACAAAATGGCTGGTCTGGAGTCCTTAAATCTGCCAGCAGGAAAACCTGTCCCTTTATGCAAAAGGCAGAATCAATCTACAGAAAATACTTCGGTTGAAAACGACGCAGTTACACGGAGCACTCTTACATCGGCTTCTGCTGGGGCAGACAAATATGCTTCTTCATTTGATTGTGCTGTCAGTGCATTTAATGAGGGGCAGCATCAGACAAAAGTCTTTAGCTCTCTGAGTTGTCATAAGGAGTCAAAGATATCTAATACCAACAAGAAAAGGAGACGCTCTGGTGATAATCATAAGTCCAGACCACGGGATAGGCAATTAATTCAGGACCGGCTTAAAGAGTTGCGGCAACTTGTCCCTAGTGGTGCCAAA TGTAGCATTGATGGTTTACTAGATAAAACCATAAAGCACATGTTGTTTCTGCGAAGTGTTACTGATCAGGCTGATAAACTAAGGTACCAGGCTCAGACAGAG ACAGCCCCTGACAAGAGCCTTCAGTCACCTGGAGTAAAAACTAATAACCAACAAGGCACCAGTTGGGCTGTAGAACTGGGAAGTGCTGACCAGATATGCCCTATAATTGTCAAAGATTTGAAGTACCCTGGACACATGCTTATAGAG ATGATGTGTGACGACCATGGACGTTTCTTAGAAATTTCTGATGTTATTCACCGCTTGGAGCTGACGATTTTGAAGGGTGTTATGGAAAAGCGTTCCGAGACTACCTGGGCTCACTTCATTGTTGAG GCTTCAGGAAGCTTCCATAGACTGGATATCTTCTGGCCGCTGATGCAGCTCGTACAGCAGGTGCCAACTTCTGTTTCACGCAACATGTAG
- the LOC132057106 gene encoding transcription factor bHLH155-like isoform X1 — protein MGAASLRHFLESLCFKSPWNYAVFWKLQHQCPTILTWEDGYLDIPCAKEPYRSLIDTHYSRNLNELSPNCGSRSHNGYLGEHPIGLAIAEMSSAYHIAGKGVVGEVASLGITRWISSDSLAPAELSFGSVAECPDEWMLQFVAGIKTILLVPCIPYGVLQLGSMETVAENAEMVSNLAEEFDAHFKFAENFLPGGESCEFLLQSTLSESLNIPSAATTNKVNEDDVAADIPILKDHKLSAAFPMTSLIEVQHPFQLSGQHMQNVLENENESKIGKFVEHVPNFLENANESDIGVQHVDMINLVKQLAHEYSDDNRSGITESSFGRSSCRAKDVDAFSYSSCNAGGVNLSNEVDFYFDGDMLDPQSLGMDCSNTNLGSTIQNNLSGFSTNTARKSIYTADPMFNTEPSFGESNEWHLKEDNAENLLEAVVASAYCFSDDYSLYKMAGLESLNLPAGKPVPLCKRQNQSTENTSVENDAVTRSTLTSASAGADKYASSFDCAVSAFNEGQHQTKVFSSLSCHKESKISNTNKKRRRSGDNHKSRPRDRQLIQDRLKELRQLVPSGAKCSIDGLLDKTIKHMLFLRSVTDQADKLRYQAQTEQTAPDKSLQSPGVKTNNQQGTSWAVELGSADQICPIIVKDLKYPGHMLIEMMCDDHGRFLEISDVIHRLELTILKGVMEKRSETTWAHFIVEASGSFHRLDIFWPLMQLVQQVPTSVSRNM, from the exons ATGGGGGCTGCTTCCTTGAGGCATTTCTTGGAAAGTCTTTGCTTCAAGTCTCCATGGAATTACGCAGTGTTCTGGAAACTTCAGCACCAGTGCCCTAC GATTTTGACATGGGAAGATGGATATCTGGACATTCCGTGTGCTAAAGAACCTTATAGAAGTCTAATTGACACTCATTACAGCAGAAACTTGAATGAGTTATCCCCAAACTGTGGATCAAGATCACATAATGGATATTTGGGTGAACATCCAATTGGTTTAGCCATTGCTGAGATGTCAAGTGCTTATCACATTGCAGGAAAAGG GGTGGTCGGTGAAGTGGCATCTTTGGGCATCACACGCTGGATTTCTTCCGACAGCCTAGCACCTGCAGAGCTCAGCTTTGGTTCTGTTGCTGAG TGTCCAGATGAGTGGATGCTTCAGTTTGTCGCTGGCATTAAG ACTATATTGCTGGTACCTTGTATTCCTTACGGTGTTCTGCAGCTAGGATCAATGGAAACG GTAGCTGAAAATGCGGAGATGGTTAGCAATCTAGCTGAAGAATTTGATGCCCATTTCAAATTTGCGGAGAACTTTTTACCTGGTGGAGAAAGCTGTGAATTTCTTCTACAGTCTACTCTCTCGGAGAGTTTGAATATACCATCCGCAGCTACCACAAATAAGGTGAATGAAGATGATGTAGCTGCTGATATACCAATTCTGAAAGATCACAAATTATCAGCTGCATTTCCGATGACTTCATTAATTGAGGTTCAACATCCCTTTCAATTATCTGGACAACACATGCAAAATGTCCTcgagaatgaaaatgaaagcaAAATTGGCAAGTTTGTTGAACACGTGCCAAATTTCCTTGAAAATGCGAATGAAAGCGATATTGGAGTGCAACATGTAGACATGATTAATCTAGTGAAGCAACTCGCTCATGAATATTCTGATGATAACAGATCAGGGATCACAGAAAGCAGCTTTGGTAGATCTTCTTGCCGTGCAAAAGATGTAGACGCCTTTTCTTACTCTAGCTGTAATGCTGGTGGAGTCAATTTATCCAATGAGGTAGATTTTTACTTTGATGGAGACATGCTAGATCCTCAATCCCTTGGAATGGATTGCAGTAACACTAATCTCGGAAGTACAATTCAAAACAACTTGTCTGGCTTTAGCACAAATACTGCTAGAAAATCCATCTATACTGCAGATCCTATGTTTAATACTGAGCCATCGTTTGGGGAATCTAATGAGTGGCATCTGAAAGAAGATAATGCGGAGAATCTTCTGGAAGCCGTTGTTGCCAGCGCTTACTGTTTTTCTGATGATTATTCACTCTACAAAATGGCTGGTCTGGAGTCCTTAAATCTGCCAGCAGGAAAACCTGTCCCTTTATGCAAAAGGCAGAATCAATCTACAGAAAATACTTCGGTTGAAAACGACGCAGTTACACGGAGCACTCTTACATCGGCTTCTGCTGGGGCAGACAAATATGCTTCTTCATTTGATTGTGCTGTCAGTGCATTTAATGAGGGGCAGCATCAGACAAAAGTCTTTAGCTCTCTGAGTTGTCATAAGGAGTCAAAGATATCTAATACCAACAAGAAAAGGAGACGCTCTGGTGATAATCATAAGTCCAGACCACGGGATAGGCAATTAATTCAGGACCGGCTTAAAGAGTTGCGGCAACTTGTCCCTAGTGGTGCCAAA TGTAGCATTGATGGTTTACTAGATAAAACCATAAAGCACATGTTGTTTCTGCGAAGTGTTACTGATCAGGCTGATAAACTAAGGTACCAGGCTCAGACAGAG CAGACAGCCCCTGACAAGAGCCTTCAGTCACCTGGAGTAAAAACTAATAACCAACAAGGCACCAGTTGGGCTGTAGAACTGGGAAGTGCTGACCAGATATGCCCTATAATTGTCAAAGATTTGAAGTACCCTGGACACATGCTTATAGAG ATGATGTGTGACGACCATGGACGTTTCTTAGAAATTTCTGATGTTATTCACCGCTTGGAGCTGACGATTTTGAAGGGTGTTATGGAAAAGCGTTCCGAGACTACCTGGGCTCACTTCATTGTTGAG GCTTCAGGAAGCTTCCATAGACTGGATATCTTCTGGCCGCTGATGCAGCTCGTACAGCAGGTGCCAACTTCTGTTTCACGCAACATGTAG